CCTGGCTTGGATGGCGACGAGGTCACTTCCCAACTGGAGACCCTCATGGAGCTTGTAAATCTTGATAGCACAGTTGCAGGCCGTGAAAACAGTCTCGAATACAATACATTTACTCAGATTGTTTCACTCACGCACAAGGACACGGCAGAACCTATTATTGATGTATCGGAAGGCGATGACGGTGAGCACGACGTCGCCCCACAGCCAGCAAGCTCTGAACTCGTAACAGAACCGTTTACCGAAATGGAATCTGAAAATGCTCACAAGGCATTGTTCAGCTTTCTATTTGAACCCAGTGAATCTTCACAGGACTGCGAATCAACAGAATTGGTCCTTTCTGATGACCTGGTCGAGGATCTCCAAAATCTAAAAGATAGGATGCAGCATCGCTACAATGTGATTCGGCGTAATCTCTTTAGCAGTGTAAATGGTCATGGTTGAACCTATTTTTTTGCTGAGTCCTCCTCGGTCTTTCTCTTCGGTCGTTTCATCTATTCTCGGACAGCATCCAGAACTCTATTGCTTCCCCGAGCTACACCTGCTTTATCGAGATGACATCGGGCATCTACTATCCAATAAGTCAAATATTAAGTATGCTAGATTTGCACCAAGTGGACTTTTGAGAGCCATCGCTCAAGTTCATGAAGGCAAGCAAGATAGTGCTGCCTGCAGCCGCGCTTGGATGTGGCTTGTTAACAATCAGTCAATGACTAGCAAGGAACTTTTTGAGTATCTCTGCCAACCATTTTATCCTAAGGCTTGCATCGAAAAGTCTCCTCCGAATACCAAGACAATTGATCGCATGGTCAGGTTATTCAAGTTTTATCCAAATGCCAGATTCATTCACTTGACACGAAGTGTTGTTGGAGCTTCAAAGTCCTTGAAAGAGTTCTTCGAATTTCGACGCACAGTTCATAGTCCTGCCGCAGGACATCCAATGGTCAAGGAGAACTATGCATTAATGTGGTATGCAATGCATCGAAACATCCTGAAGTTTCGCTCCATTGTTCCACCGTCAAACTTCCTTACAGTTAGTGGTGAAGCAATTCTGTCTGATCCAAGAGTAGTTCTTCCTCAAATCTGTCGCTGGCTTGGTGTTTCAAGCGATAGCTCATGTATTGATGCGATGCTCAAGCCTGAAGAATCACCCTATGCCTTTTATGGTCCACGCATGGCACCTTGTGGCAATGATCCTAAGTTCATTACTAATCCGGAATTTAGGCAAATGAAACGTAAGAAATATTCTCGTGAGGTTGTTCGAGAGTTTCTCGCATCAAATGGTAAGCCTGCCTTTACTAGCTACTATTTGAACAAGCTTGAGGATGACGATGCTATTGCTCGCTTAAAGTCATGGGACTTCTCCATGCTTGAACTGGTTATGGACATGGAGGCACAG
The sequence above is drawn from the Synechococcus sp. MW101C3 genome and encodes:
- a CDS encoding sulfotransferase; the encoded protein is MVEPIFLLSPPRSFSSVVSSILGQHPELYCFPELHLLYRDDIGHLLSNKSNIKYARFAPSGLLRAIAQVHEGKQDSAACSRAWMWLVNNQSMTSKELFEYLCQPFYPKACIEKSPPNTKTIDRMVRLFKFYPNARFIHLTRSVVGASKSLKEFFEFRRTVHSPAAGHPMVKENYALMWYAMHRNILKFRSIVPPSNFLTVSGEAILSDPRVVLPQICRWLGVSSDSSCIDAMLKPEESPYAFYGPRMAPCGNDPKFITNPEFRQMKRKKYSREVVREFLASNGKPAFTSYYLNKLEDDDAIARLKSWDFSMLELVMDMEAQLGYA